The Nerophis ophidion isolate RoL-2023_Sa linkage group LG09, RoL_Noph_v1.0, whole genome shotgun sequence genome contains a region encoding:
- the ppp3r1a gene encoding calcineurin subunit B type 1 yields MGNEASFPLEMCSHFDADEIKRLGKRFKKLDLDNSGSLSVEEFMSLPELQQNPLVQRVIDIFDTDGNGEVDFKEFIEGVSQFSVKGDKESKLRFAFRIYDMDKDGYISNGELFQVLKMMVGNNLKDTQLQQIVDKTIINADRDGDGRISFEEFCAVVGGLDIHKKMVVDV; encoded by the exons TCGATGCTGATGAGATCAAGCGGCTCGGGAAGCGCTTCAAGAAACTCGACCTGGATAACTCGGGCTCGCTCAGCGTGGAGGAGTTCATGTCGCTGCCCGAGCTGCAGCAGAACCCGCTGGTGCAGAGGGTCATCGACATCTTCGACACGGACGGCAACGGCGAAGTGGACTTTAAAG AGTTCATCGAGGGTGTGTCACAGTTCAGTGTCAAAGGCGACAAGGAATCGAAGCTTCGAT TCGCCTTCCGGATATACGACATGGACAAGGACGGCTACATCTCCAACGGCGAGCTCTTCCAGGTGCTGAAGATGATGGTGGGCAACAACCTGAAGGACACGCAGCTCCAACAGATCGTGGACAAAACCATCATCAACGCCGACAGGGACGGCGACGGCAGGATATCCTTCGAAGAATTCTGCGCC GTGGTCGGCGGCCTGGACATCCACAAAAAGATGGTGGTGGACGTGTGA